From one Diprion similis isolate iyDipSimi1 chromosome 7, iyDipSimi1.1, whole genome shotgun sequence genomic stretch:
- the LOC124408034 gene encoding kinase D-interacting substrate of 220 kDa B isoform X4, with amino-acid sequence MIREKISPGFCSSVNQLKTLKAQPSFPTSSSDTMIRYVGDGGGGGASEGLARRHSSNIVDGTTKLSDRDGILNQGSVATNVRRKRHSFLHLHLPEHPGWSANNLTGGNHHHNTFASHLSHIHVPTLTFTAPAADGTGRKFSFGIRRHSHTTLHRSDSMVSLCYRSIVNFITDDNLVGLQNFLENKRVQVDDRDENGSTALIYAAFKGKIHFVRELINHGADVNVEDGDDWTALLCAAKEGYTDVCLELLEHGAKLEHRDMGGWSALMWATYKGRSETVSLLLSRGADVNAHGNYHISSLLWAAGRGYADILKDLIAHGAKVNVGDKYGTSALVWSCRKGNIEIVDALLKAGANVDTAGMYSWTALLVATLGNHVDVVTLLLEYKPNVNALDKDGCTALAIACREGHHEIANALVNAGAYINIQDRAGDTNLIHAVKGGHRGVVETLIKKYADVDIAGKDKKTATYIAVEKGNVAMVKLLLSANPDLEIPTKDGDTPLLRAVRSRNAEIVQLLLDKKAKVSATDKKGDTVLHIAMRARSKAIVEILLRNPKNSQLLYRPNRQGETPYNIDINHPKTILGQIFGARRLNTNEDNENMLGYDLYSSALADILSEPSLSTPITVGLYAKWGSGKSFLLNKLREEMKNFARQWMDPVFQFSSLLFLAIVHVSLMIGVILGLAVQSWIIGLSVGVAFVVVLYVFLVLVWYANQRYDWYWPYNFNVALTRKLNNLKLLLQVMFCHPPGAQVGDSPSAQPTKFYFTDQTRVGTTSAGENAVVQMVGSLYDSIENDYGSLVTRLYRAFRPKMAKSTSSWKWRHVCCLPYIVIFEICFGSCLVGVSILTIYLIDLETSNPVIERVSAHAVMLTVGLLLSVGIIANLYTWSRMLHALVFSQRRHLQRSISKLETLKSEGFIQTLRSEVNLMTEMVKCLDRFTSQQSRLVVVVDGLDSCEQDKVLLVLDAIQALFSDNHCPFIVILAIDPHVIAKAVEVNSRRLFTESNIGGHDYLRNMVHLPFYLQNSGLRKLKVAQQTAQYHKKSTWTEAEDSINYATTSAIHHSVSNRRLSTESGVMNSTEKLKPPSRKNSRKLRLSESVASSIGSNLNRLGGAHDLNKMLLTDDYFSDVNPRSMRRLMNVVYVTGRLLKAFQIDFNWYHLASWINITEQWPFRTSWMILHYDLYEETLDDSTSLKALYDKVRPQIPVLKDVQPLLEMDRDERKLDVFLTFHRSSLLISDMKIFLPFTINLDPYIKKKIKEEQQVIDEETMISGIYKPAAPWNTHVNHQEHWPPSKSVLTNRQHRSSRGNNDQRPVQPGWVAQSAMDWQPPPWVQLPPMEPAPRPISAITSLPPDILEIKLSSLSVNGVCDLLGKVEELSPAQAARYKNVIRENNISGRVLLHCDLQELKKVLKMGFGDWELFRMVIVSLREAELSSFTTHEEGPRSVRFTVGSEQITRKELTAQNVSSRPVVVEKDKSTSRTDGPSRRDPSKQSVMEKQYQVTLEEQMICGALQTLNEEACEDVLDVPSPATAPTDSLPGGRRGSVSSSAPDTEYVLLQASPLLHWQPVFGDSDTSDESSQDSTSHLHRSNSQRSIASQRSVRSACSQSHLNCNYKINSTRSRPTSLLISPPESPRLTFRSKSADESSAKSIIPLKPIFSVSFKTHKLDSKPTDESTTDAAISIPVPVTSLEKLAKRKDKPIGIVLSSPNEAELDCDDESTPLVSELSTPTHSCSEGTKHDFSPGESSEASPSSNKSLPHGGERSTAVNYSDCIGLVVRETSARKSLSRQNAEDLNDPETVV; translated from the exons ATGATCAGAGAGAAAATTTCCCCGGGATTTTGCTCCAGCGTCAACCAACTGAAGACACTAAAAGCTCAGCCCAGCTTTCCAACGTCAAGTTCTGACACCATGATCCGTTACGTTGgagatggtggtggtggtggtgctaGTGAAGGGCTGGCTAGACGTCATTCCTCGAATATCGTCGATGGTACGACAAAGCTCAGTGATCGAGATGGGATCCTAAATCAAGGTTCCGTAGCTACGAACGTTAGAAGAAAACGCCATTCTTTTCTTCATCTACATTTACCCGAACATCCGGGATGGTCGGCGAATAACCTCACCGGCGGTAATCACCACCATAACACATTCGCTTCTCATTTATCTCACATCCATGTGCCAACCTTGACGTTCACTGCACCAGCGGCCGATGGAACCGGTCGGAAGTTCAGCTTTGGCATCCGGAGACACTCACATACG acGCTTCATCGTTCGGACTCGATGGTTTCGCTCTGTTACCGATCCATCGTCAATTTCATTACTGACGACAATCTCGTGGgcttgcaaaattttcttgaaaataaacgGGTCCAGGTTGACGATCGCGACGAA aATGGAAGTACGGCACTTATTTATGCCGCATTTAAAGGAAAAATACACTTTGTCCGGGAACTGATCAACCATGGAGCGGACGTCAATGTCGAAGACGGG GATGACTGGACAGCGTTATTGTGCGCAGCCAAAGAAGGATACACAGACGTATGCCTCGAGCTGCTTGAACATGGTGCCAAATTGGAGCATCGTGATATG GGAGGATGGTCAGCACTCATGTGGGCTACGTATAAAGGCAGATCCGAAACGGTATCACTGCTGTTATCTCGAGGAGCAGATGTCAACGCTCATGGCAATTATCACATATCCTCTTTGTTGTGGGCTGCTGGTAGAGGATACGCAGATATTCTCAAAGACTTGATAGCACACGGTGCTAAAGTCAATGTCGGTGACAAG TATGGAACTTCGGCGCTGGTTTGGTCATGTCGTAAGGGGAACATAGAGATTGTCGACGCTTTGTTGAAGGCTGGAGCAAACGTCGACACTGCTGGCATG TATTCGTGGACAGCTCTGCTGGTCGCTACTTTGGGAAATCACGTCGATGTTGTCACACTACTTTTGGAGTACAAACCGAACGTTAACGCTTTGGACAAAGACGGTTGCACCGCACTGGCTATTGCATGCAGAGAGGGACATCATGAAATAGCTAATGCTCTTGTAAACGCTGGGGCGTATATCAACATACAAGACAGAGCCGGTGATACCAATTTAATTCACGCTGTTAAGGGAGGCCACAGGGGTGTGGTTGAAACTCTTATAAAGAAATACGCCGACGTTGATATAGCTGGAAAG GATAAAAAAACGGCGACGTATATCGCGGTTGAGAAGGGAAATGTCGCGATGGTCAAGCTGTTGTTGAGCGCCAATCCTGATCTGGAGATTCCAACGAAGGATGGCGACACTCCCCTACTTCGTGCTGTGAGGTCGCGTAACGCTGAAATTGTTCAGCTTCTACTCGACAAGAAAGCCAAGGTTTCGGCGACCGACAAAAAGGGTGATACCGTACTTCACATTGCCATGCGGGCCAGGTCGAAAGCTATCGTTGAAATATTACTAAGGAATCCCAAGAATAGCCAGCTACTCTACCGGCCAAATAGGCAGGGAGAGACACCCTACAATATAGATATCAATCACCCGAAGACGATATTGGGACAAATATTTGGTGCTA GACGATTGAACACTAATGAGGATAATGAAAATATGCTTGGATACGACCTGTACAGTAGTGCGCTCGCCGATATTCTCAGCGAACCATCACTCTCCACGCCGATCACTGTCGGTCTCTATGCAAAATGGGGCTCTGGGAAATCATTTTTACTCAACAAGCTTAGAG aggagatgaaaaattttgcacgaCAATGGATGGATCCGGTATTCCAGTTTTCGTCATTACTATTCCTTGCCATTGTTCATGTATCTTTGATGATCGGAGTGATACTCGGCCTTGCCGTTCAGTCTTGGATAATTGGACTTAGTGTTGGCGTTGCTTTTGTTGTTGTACTCTACGTTTTCCTGGTTCTTGTTTGGTACGCCAATCAAAG GTACGACTGGTACTGGCCGTACAATTTCAACGTCGCTCTCACcagaaaattaaacaaccTGAAGCTACTGCTTCAAGTTATGTTTTGCCATCCTCCCGGTGCTCAAGTTGGCGATTCTCCAAGTGCTCAACCGACCAAGTTTTACTTCACTGATCAAACTCGCGTTGGCACAACTTCGGCAGGAGAAAATGCGGTTGTACAAATGGTCGGATCGTTGTATGACTCGATCGAAAATGATTACGGGTCTTTAGTCACCAGACTTTATAGAGCATTCAGACCAAAAATGGCAAAATCGACATCTTCCTGGAAATGGAGACACGTTTGCTGCTTACCTTATATTGTAATATTCGAAATTTGCTTTGGCTCGTGTTTGGTCGGCGTCTCTATACTTACCATCTACCTTATCGACCTCGAGACTTCTAA TCCTGTTATCGAACGAGTAAGCGCTCATGCAGTTATGTTGACAGTTGGGCTGCTGCTTTCTGTGGGCATTATAGCCAACCTGTATACATGGAGCAGGATGCTGCACGCCTTGGTATTTTCTCAAAGAAGGCATTTACAGCGGAGTATTTCAAAGCTGGAAACATTAAAAAGTGAaggatttattcaaactttacGGTCGGAGGTCAATTTAATGACTGAAATG GTGAAATGTTTGGATAGATTTACTTCACAGCAGAGTCGGCTAGTAGTCGTTGTCGATGGATTGGACAGTTGTGAACAAGACAAAGTTCTCCTAGTTCTCGATGCTATCCAAGCGTTATTCAGCGACAATCACTGCCCGTTTATCGTAATCTTAGCCATTGATCCTCACGTTATTGCGAAG gCAGTGGAAGTGAATAGCAGGAGACTATTTACAGAATCGAATATCGGCGGGCACGATTACTTACGCAACATGGTTCACCTGCCGTTTTACCTTCAAAATAGTGGCTTACGAAAGCTTAAAGTGGCCCAACAGACGGCTCAGTATCACAAGAAGAGTACTTGGACAGAAGCAGAGGATAGTATTAACTATGCAACAACAAGTGCCATTCATCACTCGGTCTCAAATAGGAGACTCAGCACGGAATCGGGTGTTATGAACAgtacggaaaaattgaaacctcCGAGCAGAAAGAATAGCAGGAAACTCAGGCTGAGCGAATCTGTGGCTAGCAGCATTGGCAGCAACTTGAACAGACTGGGCGGTGCCCATGATCTGAATAAAATGTTGCTCACCGATGATTACTTTAGCGACGTAAATCCACGTAGTATGAGACGGCTTATGAACGTAGTTTACGTTACAG gAAGACTGCTGAAAGCATTCCAAATAGATTTTAATTGGTATCATTTGGCCAGTTGGATCAACATCACAGAACAGTGGCCTTTTAGAACTTCTTGGATGATCCTACATTACGATCTCTATGAAGAAACGCTTGACGATTCTACATCCCTCAAAGCTCTGTACGACAA AGTGCGACCCCAGATACCAGTACTAAAAGACGTTCAACCCCTCTTGGAGATGGATAGAGACGAGCGAAAACTGGATGTATTTCTTACTTTTCATCGATCTAGTCTTTTGATAtcagatatgaaaatattcctTCCGTTTACTATAAATCTCGATCCCtatatcaagaaaaaaattaaagaagagCAGCAGGTAATTGACGAGGAGACTATGATTTCTGGTATATACAAACCAGCCGCGCCATGGAACACTCATGTCAATCATCAAGAACACTGGCCACCCAGTAAGAGCGTATTAACTAATCGCCAACACAGATCATCCAGAGGAAACAATGACCAACGTCCTGTACAGCCTGGCTGGGTTGCACAATCAGCAATGGATTGGCAGCCTCCACCGTGGGTACAGCTGCCACCTATGGAACCTGCACCTAGACCAATATCTGCAATTACTAGTCTTCCG CCAGACATTTTGGAAATCAAATTATCGAGTCTGTCGGTTAATGGGGTTTGCGATCTCCTTGGGAAAGTAGAAGAACTGAGTCCAGCTCAAGCAGCCCGTTACAAAAATGTTATCAGAGAAAATAACATAAGTGGTCGAGTACTACTTCACTGTGATCtacaagagttgaaaaaa GTACTTAAAATGGGTTTCGGAGATTGGGAACTTTTCCGTATGGTTATCGTGTCTCTCAGGGAAGCGGAACTTTCATCTTTTACAACTCACGAAGAGGGTCCTCGCAGCGTTCGATTTACCGTAGGATCAGAGCAAATTACACGCAAAG AACTAACGGCGCAAAATGTTTCGTCGCGACCTGTTGTTGTGGAAAAAGATAAGTCAACATCACGAACCGATGGCCCTTCTAGACGAGATCCGAGTAAGCAATCTGTAATGGAAAAACAG TATCAG GTAACCCTTGAGGAACAAATGATCTGCGGAGCCCTGCAGACGTTGAATGAGGAGGCCTGCGAAGATGTGCTAGACGTACCTTCGCCAGCCACAGCTCCAACTGACTCACTTCCAG GTGGACGTCGAGGTTCTGTCAGCAGTTCAGCACCTGACACCGAGTATGTCCTGCTGCAAGCATCCCCGCTTCTCCACTGGCAACCAGTATTTGGAGACTCCGATACATCGGATGAAAGTTCCCAAGACTCCACTTCACATCTCCATCGTTCCAACTCGCAGCGAAGTATCGCCTCTCAGCGAAGCGTAAGGTCTGCCTGTTCCCAAAGCCACCTGAATTGCAATTATAAGATCAACAGTACACGCTCGCGGCCAACATCTCTCCTCATATCGCCGCCTGAATCTCCTCGTTTAACGTTCCGGTCAAAATCTGCCGATGAGAGTTCGGCCAAGAGCATCATCCCGTTGAAGCCGATATTCTCGGTCTCTTTCAAGACGCATAAATTGGATTCTAAACCGACAGACGAATCTACTACCGATGCAGCCATTTCTATCCCAGTACCAGTGACAAGCCTGGAAAAGCTAGCAAAACGCAAAGACAAACCGATCGGAATTGTGCTTTCGTCTCCCAACGAGGCAGAACTGGATTGCGACGACGAATCCACTCCCTTAGTTTCAGAGCTATCCACACCCACCCATTCATGCTCCGAAGGTACGAAACACGATTTCAGTCCTGGGGAAAGCAGCGAGGCCTCACCTTCCTCTAACAAAAGTTTACCCCACGGAGGTGAGCGTTCTACCGCTGTTAATTACTCTGACTGTATCGGTCTTGTTGTTAGAGAAACTTCTGCCAGGAAATCTTTGTCGCGTCAGAATGCAGAAGATTTAAATGACCCGGAAACTGTTGTTTGA
- the LOC124408034 gene encoding kinase D-interacting substrate of 220 kDa B isoform X5 gives MIREKISPGFCSSVNQLKTLKAQPSFPTSSSDTMIRYVGDGGGGGASEGLARRHSSNIVDGTTKLSDRDGILNQGSVATNVRRKRHSFLHLHLPEHPGWSANNLTGGNHHHNTFASHLSHIHVPTLTFTAPAADGTGRKFSFGIRRHSHTTLHRSDSMVSLCYRSIVNFITDDNLVGLQNFLENKRVQVDDRDENGSTALIYAAFKGKIHFVRELINHGADVNVEDGDDWTALLCAAKEGYTDVCLELLEHGAKLEHRDMGGWSALMWATYKGRSETVSLLLSRGADVNAHGNYHISSLLWAAGRGYADILKDLIAHGAKVNVGDKYGTSALVWSCRKGNIEIVDALLKAGANVDTAGMYSWTALLVATLGNHVDVVTLLLEYKPNVNALDKDGCTALAIACREGHHEIANALVNAGAYINIQDRAGDTNLIHAVKGGHRGVVETLIKKYADVDIAGKDKKTATYIAVEKGNVAMVKLLLSANPDLEIPTKDGDTPLLRAVRSRNAEIVQLLLDKKAKVSATDKKGDTVLHIAMRARSKAIVEILLRNPKNSQLLYRPNRQGETPYNIDINHPKTILGQIFGARRLNTNEDNENMLGYDLYSSALADILSEPSLSTPITVGLYAKWGSGKSFLLNKLREEMKNFARQWMDPVFQFSSLLFLAIVHVSLMIGVILGLAVQSWIIGLSVGVAFVVVLYVFLVLVWYANQRYDWYWPYNFNVALTRKLNNLKLLLQVMFCHPPGAQVGDSPSAQPTKFYFTDQTRVGTTSAGENAVVQMVGSLYDSIENDYGSLVTRLYRAFRPKMAKSTSSWKWRHVCCLPYIVIFEICFGSCLVGVSILTIYLIDLETSNPVIERVSAHAVMLTVGLLLSVGIIANLYTWSRMLHALVFSQRRHLQRSISKLETLKSEGFIQTLRSEVNLMTEMVKCLDRFTSQQSRLVVVVDGLDSCEQDKVLLVLDAIQALFSDNHCPFIVILAIDPHVIAKAVEVNSRRLFTESNIGGHDYLRNMVHLPFYLQNSGLRKLKVAQQTAQYHKKSTWTEAEDSINYATTSAIHHSVSNRRLSTESGVMNSTEKLKPPSRKNSRKLRLSESVASSIGSNLNRLGGAHDLNKMLLTDDYFSDVNPRSMRRLMNVVYVTGRLLKAFQIDFNWYHLASWINITEQWPFRTSWMILHYDLYEETLDDSTSLKALYDKVRPQIPVLKDVQPLLEMDRDERKLDVFLTFHRSSLLISDMKIFLPFTINLDPYIKKKIKEEQQVIDEETMISGIYKPAAPWNTHVNHQEHWPPSKSVLTNRQHRSSRGNNDQRPVQPGWVAQSAMDWQPPPWVQLPPMEPAPRPISAITSLPPDILEIKLSSLSVNGVCDLLGKVEELSPAQAARYKNVIRENNISGRVLLHCDLQELKKVLKMGFGDWELFRMVIVSLREAELSSFTTHEEGPRSVRFTVGSEQITRKELTAQNVSSRPVVVEKDKSTSRTDGPSRRDPSKQSVMEKQVTLEEQMICGALQTLNEEACEDVLDVPSPATAPTDSLPGGRRGSVSSSAPDTEYVLLQASPLLHWQPVFGDSDTSDESSQDSTSHLHRSNSQRSIASQRSVRSACSQSHLNCNYKINSTRSRPTSLLISPPESPRLTFRSKSADESSAKSIIPLKPIFSVSFKTHKLDSKPTDESTTDAAISIPVPVTSLEKLAKRKDKPIGIVLSSPNEAELDCDDESTPLVSELSTPTHSCSEGTKHDFSPGESSEASPSSNKSLPHGGERSTAVNYSDCIGLVVRETSARKSLSRQNAEDLNDPETVV, from the exons ATGATCAGAGAGAAAATTTCCCCGGGATTTTGCTCCAGCGTCAACCAACTGAAGACACTAAAAGCTCAGCCCAGCTTTCCAACGTCAAGTTCTGACACCATGATCCGTTACGTTGgagatggtggtggtggtggtgctaGTGAAGGGCTGGCTAGACGTCATTCCTCGAATATCGTCGATGGTACGACAAAGCTCAGTGATCGAGATGGGATCCTAAATCAAGGTTCCGTAGCTACGAACGTTAGAAGAAAACGCCATTCTTTTCTTCATCTACATTTACCCGAACATCCGGGATGGTCGGCGAATAACCTCACCGGCGGTAATCACCACCATAACACATTCGCTTCTCATTTATCTCACATCCATGTGCCAACCTTGACGTTCACTGCACCAGCGGCCGATGGAACCGGTCGGAAGTTCAGCTTTGGCATCCGGAGACACTCACATACG acGCTTCATCGTTCGGACTCGATGGTTTCGCTCTGTTACCGATCCATCGTCAATTTCATTACTGACGACAATCTCGTGGgcttgcaaaattttcttgaaaataaacgGGTCCAGGTTGACGATCGCGACGAA aATGGAAGTACGGCACTTATTTATGCCGCATTTAAAGGAAAAATACACTTTGTCCGGGAACTGATCAACCATGGAGCGGACGTCAATGTCGAAGACGGG GATGACTGGACAGCGTTATTGTGCGCAGCCAAAGAAGGATACACAGACGTATGCCTCGAGCTGCTTGAACATGGTGCCAAATTGGAGCATCGTGATATG GGAGGATGGTCAGCACTCATGTGGGCTACGTATAAAGGCAGATCCGAAACGGTATCACTGCTGTTATCTCGAGGAGCAGATGTCAACGCTCATGGCAATTATCACATATCCTCTTTGTTGTGGGCTGCTGGTAGAGGATACGCAGATATTCTCAAAGACTTGATAGCACACGGTGCTAAAGTCAATGTCGGTGACAAG TATGGAACTTCGGCGCTGGTTTGGTCATGTCGTAAGGGGAACATAGAGATTGTCGACGCTTTGTTGAAGGCTGGAGCAAACGTCGACACTGCTGGCATG TATTCGTGGACAGCTCTGCTGGTCGCTACTTTGGGAAATCACGTCGATGTTGTCACACTACTTTTGGAGTACAAACCGAACGTTAACGCTTTGGACAAAGACGGTTGCACCGCACTGGCTATTGCATGCAGAGAGGGACATCATGAAATAGCTAATGCTCTTGTAAACGCTGGGGCGTATATCAACATACAAGACAGAGCCGGTGATACCAATTTAATTCACGCTGTTAAGGGAGGCCACAGGGGTGTGGTTGAAACTCTTATAAAGAAATACGCCGACGTTGATATAGCTGGAAAG GATAAAAAAACGGCGACGTATATCGCGGTTGAGAAGGGAAATGTCGCGATGGTCAAGCTGTTGTTGAGCGCCAATCCTGATCTGGAGATTCCAACGAAGGATGGCGACACTCCCCTACTTCGTGCTGTGAGGTCGCGTAACGCTGAAATTGTTCAGCTTCTACTCGACAAGAAAGCCAAGGTTTCGGCGACCGACAAAAAGGGTGATACCGTACTTCACATTGCCATGCGGGCCAGGTCGAAAGCTATCGTTGAAATATTACTAAGGAATCCCAAGAATAGCCAGCTACTCTACCGGCCAAATAGGCAGGGAGAGACACCCTACAATATAGATATCAATCACCCGAAGACGATATTGGGACAAATATTTGGTGCTA GACGATTGAACACTAATGAGGATAATGAAAATATGCTTGGATACGACCTGTACAGTAGTGCGCTCGCCGATATTCTCAGCGAACCATCACTCTCCACGCCGATCACTGTCGGTCTCTATGCAAAATGGGGCTCTGGGAAATCATTTTTACTCAACAAGCTTAGAG aggagatgaaaaattttgcacgaCAATGGATGGATCCGGTATTCCAGTTTTCGTCATTACTATTCCTTGCCATTGTTCATGTATCTTTGATGATCGGAGTGATACTCGGCCTTGCCGTTCAGTCTTGGATAATTGGACTTAGTGTTGGCGTTGCTTTTGTTGTTGTACTCTACGTTTTCCTGGTTCTTGTTTGGTACGCCAATCAAAG GTACGACTGGTACTGGCCGTACAATTTCAACGTCGCTCTCACcagaaaattaaacaaccTGAAGCTACTGCTTCAAGTTATGTTTTGCCATCCTCCCGGTGCTCAAGTTGGCGATTCTCCAAGTGCTCAACCGACCAAGTTTTACTTCACTGATCAAACTCGCGTTGGCACAACTTCGGCAGGAGAAAATGCGGTTGTACAAATGGTCGGATCGTTGTATGACTCGATCGAAAATGATTACGGGTCTTTAGTCACCAGACTTTATAGAGCATTCAGACCAAAAATGGCAAAATCGACATCTTCCTGGAAATGGAGACACGTTTGCTGCTTACCTTATATTGTAATATTCGAAATTTGCTTTGGCTCGTGTTTGGTCGGCGTCTCTATACTTACCATCTACCTTATCGACCTCGAGACTTCTAA TCCTGTTATCGAACGAGTAAGCGCTCATGCAGTTATGTTGACAGTTGGGCTGCTGCTTTCTGTGGGCATTATAGCCAACCTGTATACATGGAGCAGGATGCTGCACGCCTTGGTATTTTCTCAAAGAAGGCATTTACAGCGGAGTATTTCAAAGCTGGAAACATTAAAAAGTGAaggatttattcaaactttacGGTCGGAGGTCAATTTAATGACTGAAATG GTGAAATGTTTGGATAGATTTACTTCACAGCAGAGTCGGCTAGTAGTCGTTGTCGATGGATTGGACAGTTGTGAACAAGACAAAGTTCTCCTAGTTCTCGATGCTATCCAAGCGTTATTCAGCGACAATCACTGCCCGTTTATCGTAATCTTAGCCATTGATCCTCACGTTATTGCGAAG gCAGTGGAAGTGAATAGCAGGAGACTATTTACAGAATCGAATATCGGCGGGCACGATTACTTACGCAACATGGTTCACCTGCCGTTTTACCTTCAAAATAGTGGCTTACGAAAGCTTAAAGTGGCCCAACAGACGGCTCAGTATCACAAGAAGAGTACTTGGACAGAAGCAGAGGATAGTATTAACTATGCAACAACAAGTGCCATTCATCACTCGGTCTCAAATAGGAGACTCAGCACGGAATCGGGTGTTATGAACAgtacggaaaaattgaaacctcCGAGCAGAAAGAATAGCAGGAAACTCAGGCTGAGCGAATCTGTGGCTAGCAGCATTGGCAGCAACTTGAACAGACTGGGCGGTGCCCATGATCTGAATAAAATGTTGCTCACCGATGATTACTTTAGCGACGTAAATCCACGTAGTATGAGACGGCTTATGAACGTAGTTTACGTTACAG gAAGACTGCTGAAAGCATTCCAAATAGATTTTAATTGGTATCATTTGGCCAGTTGGATCAACATCACAGAACAGTGGCCTTTTAGAACTTCTTGGATGATCCTACATTACGATCTCTATGAAGAAACGCTTGACGATTCTACATCCCTCAAAGCTCTGTACGACAA AGTGCGACCCCAGATACCAGTACTAAAAGACGTTCAACCCCTCTTGGAGATGGATAGAGACGAGCGAAAACTGGATGTATTTCTTACTTTTCATCGATCTAGTCTTTTGATAtcagatatgaaaatattcctTCCGTTTACTATAAATCTCGATCCCtatatcaagaaaaaaattaaagaagagCAGCAGGTAATTGACGAGGAGACTATGATTTCTGGTATATACAAACCAGCCGCGCCATGGAACACTCATGTCAATCATCAAGAACACTGGCCACCCAGTAAGAGCGTATTAACTAATCGCCAACACAGATCATCCAGAGGAAACAATGACCAACGTCCTGTACAGCCTGGCTGGGTTGCACAATCAGCAATGGATTGGCAGCCTCCACCGTGGGTACAGCTGCCACCTATGGAACCTGCACCTAGACCAATATCTGCAATTACTAGTCTTCCG CCAGACATTTTGGAAATCAAATTATCGAGTCTGTCGGTTAATGGGGTTTGCGATCTCCTTGGGAAAGTAGAAGAACTGAGTCCAGCTCAAGCAGCCCGTTACAAAAATGTTATCAGAGAAAATAACATAAGTGGTCGAGTACTACTTCACTGTGATCtacaagagttgaaaaaa GTACTTAAAATGGGTTTCGGAGATTGGGAACTTTTCCGTATGGTTATCGTGTCTCTCAGGGAAGCGGAACTTTCATCTTTTACAACTCACGAAGAGGGTCCTCGCAGCGTTCGATTTACCGTAGGATCAGAGCAAATTACACGCAAAG AACTAACGGCGCAAAATGTTTCGTCGCGACCTGTTGTTGTGGAAAAAGATAAGTCAACATCACGAACCGATGGCCCTTCTAGACGAGATCCGAGTAAGCAATCTGTAATGGAAAAACAG GTAACCCTTGAGGAACAAATGATCTGCGGAGCCCTGCAGACGTTGAATGAGGAGGCCTGCGAAGATGTGCTAGACGTACCTTCGCCAGCCACAGCTCCAACTGACTCACTTCCAG GTGGACGTCGAGGTTCTGTCAGCAGTTCAGCACCTGACACCGAGTATGTCCTGCTGCAAGCATCCCCGCTTCTCCACTGGCAACCAGTATTTGGAGACTCCGATACATCGGATGAAAGTTCCCAAGACTCCACTTCACATCTCCATCGTTCCAACTCGCAGCGAAGTATCGCCTCTCAGCGAAGCGTAAGGTCTGCCTGTTCCCAAAGCCACCTGAATTGCAATTATAAGATCAACAGTACACGCTCGCGGCCAACATCTCTCCTCATATCGCCGCCTGAATCTCCTCGTTTAACGTTCCGGTCAAAATCTGCCGATGAGAGTTCGGCCAAGAGCATCATCCCGTTGAAGCCGATATTCTCGGTCTCTTTCAAGACGCATAAATTGGATTCTAAACCGACAGACGAATCTACTACCGATGCAGCCATTTCTATCCCAGTACCAGTGACAAGCCTGGAAAAGCTAGCAAAACGCAAAGACAAACCGATCGGAATTGTGCTTTCGTCTCCCAACGAGGCAGAACTGGATTGCGACGACGAATCCACTCCCTTAGTTTCAGAGCTATCCACACCCACCCATTCATGCTCCGAAGGTACGAAACACGATTTCAGTCCTGGGGAAAGCAGCGAGGCCTCACCTTCCTCTAACAAAAGTTTACCCCACGGAGGTGAGCGTTCTACCGCTGTTAATTACTCTGACTGTATCGGTCTTGTTGTTAGAGAAACTTCTGCCAGGAAATCTTTGTCGCGTCAGAATGCAGAAGATTTAAATGACCCGGAAACTGTTGTTTGA